In Patescibacteria group bacterium, one genomic interval encodes:
- a CDS encoding sodium:calcium antiporter: MILYIFIFIISCLVLVYSGSWVVRTLTIIAHFLRWREFIVTAVLMAFATSTPEIFIGISSAIRQVPNLSFGTILGSNIIVLTLVIGIGTFLAKGLKFQGKVLQRAAFDASIISLLPLLLILDKELSRIDGIVLLSVLVFYFRQLLSQEERFTRILSNSFRENRSGFKIFFRNLGIFLGAVFLLLLSAEGVVFSARNLALVLDIPLVFIGVLFVALGTSLPEITFGIRSITMGRKEMIIGDVIGSVVINATLVLGLLALICPFEIADLSPYFIGIIFTTLTALFFMIFSRTHEIISRKEAIFLLLIYIIFVLFQILFTQNLLAR; encoded by the coding sequence ATGATTTTATATATTTTTATTTTTATTATCTCTTGCTTAGTTTTAGTTTATTCTGGATCCTGGGTGGTTCGAACCCTGACTATAATAGCTCATTTCTTAAGATGGAGAGAGTTTATAGTGACTGCAGTTTTAATGGCATTTGCCACTTCGACACCGGAAATTTTTATTGGAATTAGTTCTGCTATTAGGCAAGTTCCTAATCTTTCTTTCGGCACTATCTTAGGTTCAAATATTATAGTTCTAACTTTGGTAATAGGTATTGGCACTTTCTTAGCAAAAGGGCTTAAATTTCAAGGAAAGGTTTTACAGCGAGCTGCTTTTGATGCCAGTATTATTAGTCTTTTACCCCTTCTTTTAATATTAGATAAAGAACTTTCAAGGATAGATGGAATAGTCTTGCTATCGGTTTTAGTTTTTTATTTTCGCCAACTTCTTTCCCAAGAAGAAAGATTTACCAGGATTCTTTCCAATTCTTTTAGAGAAAATCGGTCTGGGTTTAAAATATTTTTTAGAAATTTGGGGATATTTTTGGGGGCAGTTTTTCTACTTTTACTTTCTGCTGAAGGAGTTGTTTTTTCAGCCAGAAATTTAGCATTAGTTCTTGATATACCCTTAGTATTTATTGGAGTACTCTTTGTGGCCTTGGGTACTTCCTTGCCAGAAATAACTTTTGGAATAAGATCAATTACTATGGGCCGCAAAGAAATGATTATTGGAGATGTAATAGGATCGGTAGTAATTAATGCTACTTTAGTTTTAGGGCTATTGGCTTTGATTTGTCCTTTTGAAATTGCCGATCTCTCACCTTATTTTATCGGTATTATTTTTACAACGCTTACGGCTTTGTTTTTTATGATTTTTTCAAGAACACATGAAATTATTTCAAGAAAAGAGGCAATATTTTTACTCTTAATTTATATTATTTTTGTTTTATTTCAGATTTTATTTACTCAGAATTTATTAGCTAGGTGA
- a CDS encoding HAD-IC family P-type ATPase, producing MNQATLWHNLSWQEVIKKLNSNSEQGLSEKEIKKRQEKSGLNLFPEEKPLSRLEIFFEQFKSPLIYILIIAGIITSILKEYTDSIVIFGAVILNTIVGFFQENKASKALRELKKVVKVKAKVIREGNPKIIDSRNLVPGDIFLLNPGDKVPADGRIITVLNLKTNEMALTGEWLAAKKYSDILPKETPMADRDNMVYMGTIVENGKAKAIATAIGLKTEMGKVAKMIKETKEEKTPLQKKLAHLAKIIGGVIIVICIFIFIEGIITGNTFLEMFETSVAVAVAAIPEGLPVAMTVILALGMQRILKRKGLVRKLLAAETLGSTSIICTDKTATLTEGKMKVSEVIGDRFLALKSATLTSEAFIENPDALKEKWIFRGRPTDRALLEAGIEAGIDRNPHQKFGERERKKIAEIPFNPVNKFVATLYEENDQNFLYACGAPERILDICILKKEEKEKLEKRLEELAQKGLRVVASAYRKIKLPENSSLIIEDLINDLNFVGFITLKDPVRKEVKEAMKICKQAGMKPIIVTGDHKLTAKAVAKDLGFKIKEENILEGKDLDKISDRDFDKILDRIQIYARVEPKHKMRIIEAWQEKGEVVAMTGDGINDAPALKKADIGVALGSGTDVAKEVSDLILLPDSFNIIVAAIEEGRAIIDNIRKVIVYLLSDSFSEVVLVGGALLAGFPLPILPAQILWVNLVEDGLPDIALAFEPKEKDLMQRRPQVRNAPLLTREMKAIIFIIGLITDFLLLGLFLWLWEQKHDISYVRTMIFACLTIDSLFYVFSCKSLRRNLWHINPFSNKLLVAAIGIGILMLVLALYLPIFQTLLKTVSLGFNDWLIIFSLGMIEIILIEATKWHFIVKKAV from the coding sequence ATGAATCAAGCAACTCTTTGGCACAATTTATCTTGGCAGGAAGTTATAAAAAAGTTAAATTCCAATTCTGAACAAGGTTTGTCAGAAAAAGAAATAAAAAAAAGACAGGAAAAATCAGGCCTAAATTTGTTTCCCGAAGAAAAACCTTTATCAAGGCTGGAAATATTTTTTGAACAATTCAAAAGCCCTTTAATTTATATTTTAATAATCGCTGGAATCATTACTTCGATTTTAAAAGAATATACTGACTCAATTGTCATTTTTGGAGCGGTAATTTTAAATACTATTGTTGGTTTTTTTCAAGAAAACAAGGCTTCAAAAGCCCTAAGAGAACTTAAAAAAGTAGTTAAAGTAAAAGCCAAGGTAATAAGGGAGGGAAATCCTAAAATCATTGATTCTAGAAATCTTGTTCCGGGAGATATTTTTCTTTTAAATCCCGGAGATAAAGTACCAGCTGATGGAAGGATTATCACCGTCTTAAATCTAAAGACCAATGAGATGGCTCTAACTGGAGAATGGCTAGCAGCTAAAAAATATTCAGATATCTTACCAAAGGAAACTCCAATGGCTGACAGAGATAATATGGTTTATATGGGAACAATTGTTGAAAATGGAAAGGCAAAGGCAATAGCTACGGCAATTGGGCTTAAAACTGAAATGGGTAAAGTAGCCAAAATGATAAAAGAAACTAAGGAAGAAAAGACCCCTTTACAAAAAAAATTAGCTCATCTTGCTAAAATTATCGGGGGAGTAATCATTGTAATTTGTATTTTTATTTTCATTGAAGGGATAATTACCGGAAATACCTTTTTGGAAATGTTTGAGACTTCGGTGGCAGTAGCGGTAGCTGCTATTCCCGAAGGATTGCCGGTGGCAATGACCGTAATTTTAGCCCTAGGGATGCAGAGAATTTTAAAAAGAAAAGGATTGGTCAGAAAACTTTTGGCAGCTGAAACTTTAGGTAGTACTAGTATAATTTGTACAGATAAAACCGCCACTTTAACCGAAGGGAAAATGAAAGTAAGTGAAGTAATAGGGGATAGATTTCTAGCTCTAAAATCTGCCACTTTGACGTCTGAAGCTTTTATTGAAAATCCAGATGCCTTAAAAGAGAAATGGATTTTTAGAGGAAGGCCAACTGATAGGGCATTATTGGAGGCTGGAATTGAGGCGGGTATTGATAGAAACCCCCACCAAAAATTTGGTGAGAGGGAAAGAAAAAAAATTGCCGAAATTCCTTTTAATCCAGTAAATAAATTCGTCGCTACTCTGTATGAAGAAAATGACCAAAATTTTCTCTATGCTTGCGGTGCTCCAGAAAGAATTTTAGATATCTGTATATTAAAAAAAGAGGAAAAAGAGAAATTAGAAAAGAGATTAGAAGAATTGGCTCAAAAAGGATTAAGAGTTGTAGCCTCAGCTTACCGAAAAATCAAATTACCAGAGAACAGTTCTCTGATAATTGAGGATTTGATAAATGATTTAAATTTTGTTGGTTTTATTACTTTAAAAGATCCTGTTAGAAAGGAAGTAAAGGAAGCAATGAAGATTTGTAAGCAAGCGGGAATGAAACCAATTATTGTTACCGGAGATCATAAATTAACCGCTAAAGCAGTGGCAAAAGATCTTGGGTTTAAAATTAAAGAGGAAAACATTTTAGAAGGAAAAGATTTAGATAAGATATCTGATAGGGACTTCGATAAAATTTTAGATAGAATTCAAATTTATGCCAGAGTTGAACCAAAACATAAAATGAGAATTATTGAGGCCTGGCAGGAAAAGGGTGAAGTGGTAGCCATGACTGGTGATGGAATAAATGATGCTCCGGCCTTAAAAAAGGCAGATATTGGGGTAGCTTTGGGTTCAGGCACTGATGTCGCTAAAGAAGTTTCAGACCTAATTCTTTTGCCAGATAGTTTTAATATCATTGTGGCAGCAATAGAAGAAGGAAGAGCAATTATTGATAACATCAGAAAAGTCATTGTTTATCTTCTTTCAGATAGTTTCAGCGAGGTAGTTTTAGTCGGAGGCGCCTTACTTGCTGGTTTTCCTTTGCCTATTTTACCGGCCCAGATCTTGTGGGTGAATTTAGTCGAAGACGGTTTGCCTGATATCGCCTTAGCCTTTGAACCAAAAGAAAAAGACTTAATGCAAAGAAGACCTCAAGTCCGTAATGCTCCTTTATTGACTCGGGAGATGAAGGCAATAATTTTTATTATCGGATTGATTACTGATTTTTTACTTTTGGGATTATTTCTCTGGCTTTGGGAGCAAAAACATGATATTAGTTATGTAAGAACCATGATTTTTGCCTGCCTAACTATTGATTCACTTTTTTATGTTTTCTCCTGTAAAAGTTTAAGGCGTAATTTGTGGCATATTAATCCTTTTTCCAATAAACTTTTGGTGGCTGCTATCGGAATTGGAATTTTAATGCTCGTTTTAGCTCTTTATCTACCTATATTTCAGACTCTTTTAAAGACGGTATCTTTGGGATTTAATGATTGGTTAATTATTTTTTCCTTAGGAATGATAGAAATAATTTTAATTGAGGCCACCAAATGGCATTTCATAGTTAAAAAAGCGGTATGA
- a CDS encoding penicillin-binding protein 2 yields MKYWRVNLILIFILLFGAAIISKLFFVQILNQDLYKALAQGQQKFFTQIQGKRGEIFLQDRESLYSLAVNKTWKFCYASPREIKNKEEIAQNLSEILNLEKDKIFEKITSKNEESLFVILKHKLTEEEINHLKEMDLSGIYLDKEELRHYPLESLASHLVGFLGGEGEGQYGVEGFYNDALRGKEGFLEGERNLGGSLILFNSENSSIREGSNILLTIDYNIQFMAEKILKEAKEKFEIEEGQIIVMNPNLGKVIALANFPSFDPNQYSEVENLGIFKNRTIQELFEPGSVFKPITMAAALDQEKITPHTTYTDPGIIKIGGWPIYNYERRTYPGEITMTEVLEKSINTGAVFAEHQISHDIFLEYIERFGLFEETGIDLQGEVFSQNTELKKGYEVNFATASFGQGIAITPIQLARAFCAIANGGRLVRPYIVEKIIENNKTTEIQPEIFKDFLISQRTSSQLTAMLVSVVEHGFGKAAKIPRYYIAGKTGTAQIPWSALEIEKKGYSEKTIQTFVGFAPAFNPQFLILIKLNNPITKTAEYSAAPIFRELAKYIIDYWQIPPDYE; encoded by the coding sequence ATGAAGTATTGGAGGGTAAATTTAATTTTAATATTTATTCTTTTATTTGGGGCGGCTATTATTAGCAAGCTTTTTTTTGTTCAGATATTAAATCAGGATCTTTACAAGGCCCTGGCTCAAGGCCAACAAAAATTTTTTACCCAAATTCAAGGAAAAAGGGGAGAGATTTTTTTACAAGATAGAGAGAGTTTATATTCTTTAGCAGTTAATAAAACTTGGAAATTTTGTTATGCCTCTCCTAGAGAAATTAAAAACAAAGAAGAAATTGCCCAAAATTTAAGCGAGATTTTAAATTTAGAGAAAGATAAAATTTTCGAAAAAATCACTTCCAAAAATGAAGAAAGCCTTTTTGTCATTTTAAAACATAAATTAACTGAAGAAGAAATCAATCATTTAAAAGAGATGGATTTATCAGGAATTTATTTAGATAAGGAAGAATTGAGGCATTATCCCTTAGAATCTTTAGCCTCCCATTTGGTTGGTTTTTTAGGAGGCGAAGGGGAAGGGCAATACGGAGTAGAGGGTTTCTATAATGATGCCTTGAGGGGGAAAGAAGGATTTTTAGAAGGGGAGAGAAATTTGGGAGGATCTTTAATTTTGTTTAATTCCGAAAATTCTTCAATTCGAGAAGGTTCTAATATTTTGTTAACCATTGATTATAATATTCAATTTATGGCTGAAAAAATATTAAAAGAAGCTAAAGAAAAATTTGAGATTGAGGAAGGTCAAATTATAGTTATGAATCCTAATTTAGGTAAAGTAATAGCCTTGGCTAATTTTCCTAGTTTTGACCCCAATCAATATTCAGAAGTTGAAAATTTAGGAATTTTTAAAAATAGAACAATTCAGGAACTTTTTGAACCAGGTTCAGTTTTTAAACCAATCACTATGGCTGCTGCTTTAGACCAAGAAAAAATAACTCCCCATACTACTTATACTGATCCAGGGATAATAAAAATCGGGGGCTGGCCTATTTATAACTATGAAAGGAGAACCTATCCAGGCGAAATAACCATGACCGAGGTTTTAGAAAAATCAATCAACACTGGGGCAGTGTTTGCTGAGCACCAAATTAGTCATGATATTTTTTTAGAATATATTGAAAGATTTGGCCTCTTTGAAGAAACTGGAATTGACTTACAAGGGGAAGTTTTTTCTCAAAATACTGAGCTAAAAAAAGGTTATGAAGTAAATTTTGCTACCGCTTCCTTTGGCCAGGGAATTGCCATAACCCCAATCCAATTGGCCAGAGCCTTTTGTGCAATTGCTAATGGTGGGAGATTAGTTAGGCCCTATATTGTCGAAAAGATTATCGAAAATAATAAGACAACTGAAATTCAGCCTGAGATTTTTAAAGATTTTCTTATTTCTCAGAGAACCTCCTCTCAATTAACGGCTATGTTGGTGAGTGTGGTAGAACACGGTTTTGGAAAAGCAGCTAAAATTCCCAGATACTATATTGCTGGTAAAACTGGAACCGCTCAGATTCCCTGGTCAGCTTTGGAAATTGAAAAGAAAGGTTATTCTGAAAAAACCATTCAGACTTTTGTTGGATTCGCTCCTGCTTTCAATCCTCAATTTTTAATTTTAATAAAACTTAACAACCCAATTACTAAAACCGCTGAATACTCAGCTGCTCCAATTTTTAGAGAATTGGCAAAATATATCATAGATTATTGGCAGATACCACCTGACTACGAGTGA
- the rsmH gene encoding 16S rRNA (cytosine(1402)-N(4))-methyltransferase RsmH codes for MVHVPVLQKEVIKYLTPESNQNFIDCTIGEGGHALAIIEKILPKGKLLGIDWNPELIRELKIKYKKARFKKNLILVYDNFSNLKEIVKRYNFKQVLGILFDLGISSWHLKESKGGFSFLKNEPLDMRYNVTHFLRSSKSCDGLTAEKIINGWSEKKLEKIFKEYGEEKFSRRITREIVENRKVRKIGTTLQLVEIIKRAVPSWYRHKKIHFATKSFQALRIAVNDELKNLEKALPQALEILKPQGKLIIISFHSLEDRISKNFLRDNSKQGLLKILTKKPKTPTKAEIFINPRSRSAKLRVAIKL; via the coding sequence ATGGTTCACGTTCCTGTTCTTCAAAAAGAAGTTATTAAATATCTAACGCCTGAATCCAATCAGAATTTTATTGACTGCACAATTGGAGAAGGTGGACATGCCTTAGCAATTATCGAAAAAATATTACCTAAGGGAAAGTTATTAGGAATTGACTGGAATCCAGAATTAATTAGAGAGCTCAAAATTAAATATAAAAAAGCAAGATTCAAAAAGAATTTAATTCTTGTTTACGATAATTTTTCAAATCTAAAGGAAATTGTTAAAAGATATAATTTCAAACAGGTTTTAGGAATTTTGTTTGATCTCGGAATTTCCAGTTGGCATCTAAAAGAAAGTAAAGGAGGGTTTTCTTTTTTGAAAAATGAGCCATTAGATATGAGATATAATGTAACGCATTTTCTACGATCGTCGAAATCATGTGACGGTCTGACTGCAGAAAAAATTATAAATGGTTGGTCAGAAAAAAAACTGGAAAAAATTTTTAAAGAATATGGAGAAGAAAAATTTTCAAGAAGGATTACCAGAGAGATTGTTGAAAATAGAAAAGTAAGAAAGATTGGAACCACCCTTCAATTGGTAGAAATTATAAAAAGGGCGGTTCCTAGTTGGTATCGCCATAAAAAAATCCACTTTGCTACAAAAAGTTTTCAGGCCTTACGGATCGCCGTTAATGATGAATTAAAGAATTTAGAAAAAGCCCTCCCTCAGGCCTTAGAAATTCTGAAACCTCAAGGAAAATTAATTATAATTTCCTTTCATTCTTTAGAAGATAGAATTTCTAAAAATTTCTTAAGAGATAATTCAAAACAGGGTCTTTTAAAAATTTTAACTAAAAAACCAAAGACACCAACCAAGGCTGAGATATTCATAAATCCTCGCTCGAGGTCAGCTAAACTTCGAGTAGCCATAAAGCTATGA
- the mraZ gene encoding division/cell wall cluster transcriptional repressor MraZ — protein sequence MFIGEYRYTIDTKKRLAIPAKFRKELRKKVIITRGLDNCLVIYPLKEWGIMSEKLSKLPASQLEARGFARIMLAGAVDVELDKLGRILIPDYLKKYALLKKNVVLLGLSNRIEIWDEKKWQKYKEKTEKEIGDMASRLQQLGI from the coding sequence ATGTTTATTGGCGAATATCGTTATACTATTGATACTAAAAAGAGGCTGGCTATTCCGGCGAAATTCAGAAAAGAACTTAGAAAAAAAGTAATAATTACTAGGGGTTTGGATAATTGTTTAGTTATTTATCCTTTAAAAGAATGGGGGATAATGTCCGAAAAATTGAGCAAATTACCAGCCAGCCAGTTAGAGGCCCGGGGTTTTGCCAGGATTATGTTGGCAGGAGCAGTTGATGTTGAATTAGATAAATTAGGTAGGATTTTGATCCCTGATTATTTAAAAAAATACGCCCTTTTAAAAAAGAATGTAGTTTTACTCGGACTTTCAAACAGAATAGAAATTTGGGATGAGAAAAAATGGCAAAAGTATAAGGAAAAAACAGAAAAGGAAATAGGGGATATGGCTTCAAGGCTTCAGCAATTAGGAATATAA
- a CDS encoding ATP-dependent Clp protease ATP-binding subunit yields MFNFSLKEAQIFRAVRWERYPNFRYAKFLKNLFFALFLISFLTFLYGFLAEETLPERVLGLSIIFLTLSFKNFLKEVFLNSKLKRPRLRPPSFGGQAELLEDAVINLGKYNLAEFLNFEVARAVYKSLLFAKSKKLSEINSTILFWFLLEDNPKLNFLFSRVILDLNEVKKILKDKLKNSKSKRFEKKYSKDFQDSILESLKIAKRKGKTRIEIGDVISALAKHNRIFKKILIDSNLKAEDIGNICWWLENLEEKIKEEKKFWEYKNLLKRGSIAKDWAAGYTITLDRFSTDWSNTVKMKGYREMVGLEKELSAIERILSREEINNVLLIGEPGAGRMKLMQELARRALFDLSFPQINSKRIVSLDIVSVLSHAGSREEAEVILDKIFQEVIVAGNVILVIDDFHNYIGQEPRPGVIDISGIITSYLSLPDFQMIAITNYPGLHKFIEPSTSILNLFEKVEISEVLERDTIRILENRIPALEKKYKIFVSYPSVRDIVRYSAKYLPAITFPKKAIDLLDEIIVYVANFTKSKVVLPEHVARIISDKTQIPIGEIEIKEREILLNLEKLIHKRIINQDEAVKEVSSALRRARTEVTVRKGPMGSFLFLGPTGVGKTETSKALAQIYFGSEARMIRLDMSEFQAIEDIPRLIGSVIEEGLLTTPVRENPFSLVLLDEIEKAHPNILNLFLQVLDEGHLTDGLGRKVDFKNTIIIATSNAGAEIIWEDIRLDKKLDIIKEDLLSHLFQGGIFRPEFINRFDAVVVFRPLTKENLLDIAELILQKLKKNLKNKDIELIITAPLKEKIVELGYNPVFGAREIKRVIQDKVGNVLAQALLSQKIKRGDKVEVEPEEFKLIINP; encoded by the coding sequence ATGTTTAACTTCAGTTTAAAAGAAGCTCAAATTTTTCGGGCAGTTAGATGGGAAAGATACCCGAATTTTAGATATGCTAAATTTTTAAAGAATTTATTTTTTGCTTTATTTCTAATTTCGTTTCTAACTTTTTTATATGGTTTTTTGGCTGAAGAAACTTTGCCTGAAAGAGTCTTGGGCCTTTCAATAATTTTCTTAACTCTATCTTTTAAAAATTTTCTCAAAGAAGTATTTTTAAATTCGAAACTGAAAAGGCCCCGCCTCCGTCCTCCGAGCTTTGGCGGGCAGGCAGAACTTTTAGAAGATGCAGTAATAAACCTTGGGAAATACAATTTGGCTGAGTTTTTGAATTTTGAAGTAGCAAGAGCAGTTTATAAGTCTCTTTTATTTGCTAAATCAAAAAAATTATCAGAAATTAATTCAACGATTTTGTTTTGGTTTCTTTTGGAAGATAATCCAAAATTAAATTTCCTCTTTTCTCGGGTAATTTTAGATTTAAATGAAGTCAAAAAAATATTAAAAGATAAATTAAAGAATTCAAAGAGTAAAAGATTTGAAAAAAAATATTCGAAGGATTTTCAGGATTCAATTCTTGAATCTCTGAAAATAGCAAAGAGAAAAGGAAAAACGAGAATTGAAATAGGGGATGTAATTTCCGCCCTGGCCAAACACAATCGGATTTTCAAAAAGATTTTAATTGATTCAAATCTTAAGGCTGAAGATATTGGAAATATTTGTTGGTGGTTAGAAAATTTGGAAGAAAAAATTAAGGAGGAAAAAAAATTCTGGGAATACAAAAATTTACTAAAAAGAGGTTCAATTGCCAAAGATTGGGCGGCAGGTTATACGATAACTTTAGATCGATTTTCCACTGATTGGTCAAATACAGTAAAAATGAAAGGCTATAGAGAAATGGTTGGTTTAGAAAAAGAATTATCTGCAATTGAAAGGATATTAAGCAGAGAGGAAATAAATAATGTTCTTTTAATTGGCGAACCGGGGGCAGGAAGGATGAAATTAATGCAGGAATTAGCAAGGCGCGCCCTTTTTGATTTAAGCTTCCCTCAAATTAATTCAAAAAGAATAGTCTCTCTTGACATTGTTTCGGTTCTATCTCATGCAGGGTCTCGGGAAGAGGCGGAGGTAATCTTAGACAAAATTTTTCAGGAGGTAATTGTAGCTGGAAATGTTATTTTAGTAATAGATGATTTTCATAACTATATTGGCCAAGAACCCCGGCCAGGAGTAATAGATATTTCAGGAATAATTACTTCCTATTTGTCCTTACCTGATTTTCAAATGATAGCAATCACAAATTATCCTGGACTTCACAAATTCATTGAACCTAGTACTTCAATTTTAAATCTCTTTGAAAAGGTTGAAATTTCTGAGGTTCTTGAAAGAGATACAATTAGGATTTTGGAAAATCGAATCCCAGCTCTGGAGAAAAAATATAAAATATTTGTTAGTTATCCATCAGTTAGAGATATTGTAAGATATTCTGCAAAATATTTGCCGGCCATTACATTTCCAAAAAAGGCAATTGATCTTTTGGACGAAATAATAGTTTATGTTGCCAATTTTACAAAAAGCAAGGTCGTTTTGCCTGAGCATGTGGCCAGAATTATTTCTGATAAGACTCAAATTCCAATTGGAGAAATAGAGATTAAAGAAAGAGAAATTCTATTAAATTTGGAAAAATTGATTCATAAAAGAATTATTAATCAGGATGAGGCAGTAAAAGAAGTTTCTTCAGCCTTAAGAAGGGCAAGAACAGAAGTGACTGTCAGAAAAGGACCAATGGGAAGTTTCTTGTTTTTGGGACCTACTGGAGTAGGAAAGACCGAAACATCAAAGGCTTTAGCCCAAATTTATTTTGGTTCAGAGGCGAGAATGATAAGACTAGATATGTCCGAATTTCAAGCAATTGAAGACATTCCAAGGCTGATAGGTTCGGTTATTGAAGAAGGTTTATTAACAACCCCGGTTAGAGAAAACCCTTTTTCTCTAGTTTTATTAGATGAAATTGAAAAAGCCCATCCCAATATTTTAAATTTATTTTTGCAGGTTTTAGATGAAGGTCATTTAACTGATGGTTTAGGTCGAAAGGTTGATTTCAAAAATACAATAATTATTGCTACCTCAAATGCTGGAGCAGAGATTATTTGGGAAGACATTAGATTGGATAAAAAATTAGATATTATAAAAGAAGATCTTTTGAGCCATCTTTTTCAAGGGGGTATTTTTAGACCAGAATTTATTAATCGTTTCGATGCTGTAGTTGTTTTCCGCCCCTTAACTAAAGAGAATCTTTTGGATATTGCTGAATTAATACTTCAAAAGTTAAAGAAAAATCTTAAGAATAAAGACATTGAACTTATAATTACCGCACCCCTAAAAGAGAAAATTGTTGAATTGGGTTATAACCCAGTTTTTGGAGCTAGAGAAATAAAAAGGGTCATTCAAGATAAAGTTGGAAATGTTCTTGCCCAAGCCCTATTATCGCAAAAAATAAAAAGAGGGGATAAAGTAGAAGTTGAACCAGAAGAATTCAAATTAATAATTAACCCTTAG
- a CDS encoding DUF4430 domain-containing protein has product MKISLKIFILIAVLIVGFFLVQYLVEIEAPPTEVRIEEEIKVSLLFDFGEGNVKNFKDIELREKKTVFDLLKKVTQENNLEFSFKEYPNLGVFIESIDSFANDSKRNLWWQYWVNNEYVQVGAGDYQLKNGDLVEWKYIESQL; this is encoded by the coding sequence ATGAAAATTTCACTTAAAATTTTTATTCTAATTGCTGTTTTAATTGTTGGATTTTTTCTGGTTCAATATCTTGTAGAAATTGAAGCACCGCCTACTGAGGTTAGGATTGAGGAAGAAATAAAGGTTTCTCTTTTGTTTGATTTTGGTGAAGGTAATGTCAAGAATTTTAAGGACATTGAATTAAGAGAAAAAAAAACAGTTTTTGATTTATTAAAAAAAGTAACTCAGGAAAATAATTTAGAGTTTTCTTTTAAAGAATATCCTAATTTGGGAGTTTTTATTGAATCCATTGACAGCTTTGCTAATGATTCTAAAAGAAATTTATGGTGGCAGTATTGGGTTAATAATGAATACGTTCAAGTAGGGGCAGGTGATTATCAATTAAAAAATGGTGATTTAGTTGAATGGAAGTACATCGAAAGTCAACTATAA